One stretch of Gemmatimonas sp. UBA7669 DNA includes these proteins:
- a CDS encoding efflux RND transporter periplasmic adaptor subunit gives MSRHVLTVQRHAARRLLVLATSVTAFWACAKADGDSATSDSSAASASADSADAARPALALPVSAEEASDADLVLRVTTTGQVRSDAVVKLKAEVPGTVARVLVRPGQQVTQGQELVRFDAYPFELAVREAAARSDEAEQRFLESYVPESLVTGQGPTPEQRRALMNKAGLTGARLQLERAKFEQDRAVIRSPVAGTVDAIDVAVGEKIGAGQPLLTVVDTRNLRIEAQVLEHDLPLIRVGGEAVVSSAATGGRSLPGRIEAVLPLVDSVTRAGRALVRVRNDGALRPGMYADVSLEAARLRNRRLVPAKAVIERDGRPLVFVVRDGRAQWTYILPGRSNGSFTEVLPDSVTGEIPVKAGDPVIIEGHLTLTHDAPVRVRTPDA, from the coding sequence ATGTCCCGTCATGTGCTGACAGTCCAACGCCACGCAGCGCGCCGGCTGCTTGTCCTCGCCACCTCCGTCACCGCGTTCTGGGCCTGTGCCAAGGCCGACGGGGACAGTGCCACGAGCGACAGCTCGGCCGCGTCGGCCTCCGCCGATTCGGCCGATGCCGCACGCCCGGCCCTCGCCCTGCCGGTCTCCGCCGAGGAGGCCAGCGATGCGGATCTTGTGCTCCGCGTGACCACCACGGGCCAGGTGCGCAGCGACGCGGTGGTCAAGCTCAAGGCCGAGGTGCCGGGCACGGTCGCGCGCGTGCTGGTGCGGCCGGGGCAGCAGGTCACGCAGGGCCAGGAACTGGTGCGCTTCGACGCGTATCCGTTTGAATTGGCCGTGCGCGAGGCCGCGGCCCGCAGCGACGAGGCGGAACAGCGCTTTCTCGAGAGTTATGTGCCCGAGTCGCTCGTGACCGGACAGGGCCCCACGCCCGAGCAGCGCCGAGCGCTCATGAACAAGGCCGGCCTCACCGGGGCCCGTCTGCAACTCGAGCGCGCCAAATTCGAGCAGGATCGCGCCGTCATCCGCAGCCCCGTCGCCGGCACGGTGGACGCCATCGACGTGGCCGTGGGCGAAAAGATCGGTGCCGGCCAGCCGCTGCTCACCGTGGTGGACACGCGCAATCTGCGCATCGAGGCGCAGGTGCTGGAGCACGACTTGCCGCTCATTCGTGTGGGTGGTGAAGCGGTGGTGTCCAGCGCCGCCACGGGCGGACGGAGCCTGCCCGGGCGCATCGAGGCGGTGCTGCCGTTGGTGGACTCGGTGACGCGCGCGGGACGGGCACTGGTTCGTGTCCGCAACGATGGCGCGCTCAGGCCCGGCATGTACGCCGATGTGTCACTCGAAGCCGCGCGGCTTCGCAATCGGCGCCTCGTGCCGGCAAAGGCGGTCATCGAACGCGATGGCCGGCCGCTGGTGTTTGTGGTGCGCGACGGCCGGGCGCAATGGACGTACATACTGCCCGGCCGCAGCAACGGCAGCTTCACCGAAGTGCTGCCCGATTCGGTCACGGGGGAGATCCCCGTCAAGGCGGGCGATCCGGTCATCATCGAGGGGCATCTCACGCTCACGCACGACGCCCCCGTGCGCGTGCGCACGCCTGACGCCTAG